The proteins below come from a single Beutenbergia cavernae DSM 12333 genomic window:
- a CDS encoding GH39 family glycosyl hydrolase, producing MTTAVPTQDVNPGISSERAFPRNAPSDPSAPHVAAARVQVHADDDAGPLTRLWESVGYDEINWTYTPTGRHLLGTFGELTTTGYHVRPHYVFCSGSGFGIPHWGNGNVYHEDAEGNVTYDFTIVDQTYDAIVEAGHHVLVELAFTPRDLLPPEAEELAVVSSPTVYSAYEAGQWSYPPRDYGRWRDLVAALAAHCLERYGAEEVDTWLWELWNEPDIFYWRGTPEQFYDLYAVTAEGVRSVLPQAKVGGPAVTGGGAEFLRGFLAYTEAHDVPVDFVSFHTKGSAFTPWRVYGPTGGPAPAKQSPSAHKMLHEIRTMLRVMAEFPAYKTLPAIVDECDAGVPAHYSFYDNANFVFQNTEYYPVFQAKLMKKILDLSDLEGANVQQATSWSFYFEGERYFEGTRSFLTAGGVEKPFLNAYRMLARLGERRVTATSDAAHGVDLLDEAAGRSMPEEVDVLASRAQDGSVAALVWRHTDDQYRTAESATPVTVDVTGLAAGAYRLTHQRIDAEHSNSHTVWQELGAPQVPTDEQLAAIRERQGLEELEPAREVTVGDDGAVSLVVDLPLPAVSLLVLEPVR from the coding sequence GTGACCACAGCGGTTCCCACCCAGGACGTGAACCCCGGCATCTCCAGCGAGCGCGCGTTCCCGCGCAACGCACCGAGCGACCCGAGCGCACCGCACGTCGCCGCCGCGCGTGTTCAGGTGCACGCGGACGACGACGCCGGCCCGCTCACCCGTCTGTGGGAGAGCGTGGGCTACGACGAGATCAACTGGACCTACACGCCGACGGGCCGCCACCTGCTCGGCACGTTCGGTGAGCTCACGACCACCGGCTACCACGTGCGTCCGCACTACGTGTTCTGCTCCGGCTCCGGTTTCGGCATCCCGCACTGGGGGAACGGGAACGTCTACCACGAGGACGCCGAGGGCAACGTCACGTACGACTTCACGATCGTCGACCAGACGTACGACGCGATCGTCGAGGCCGGCCACCACGTGCTCGTCGAGCTCGCCTTCACTCCGCGCGACCTGCTGCCGCCGGAGGCCGAGGAGCTCGCCGTCGTCAGCAGCCCCACGGTGTACTCCGCGTACGAGGCGGGCCAGTGGTCCTACCCGCCGCGCGACTACGGCCGCTGGCGCGACCTGGTCGCCGCCCTCGCCGCGCACTGCCTCGAGCGGTACGGCGCCGAGGAGGTCGACACGTGGCTGTGGGAGCTGTGGAACGAGCCGGACATCTTCTACTGGCGAGGCACCCCCGAGCAGTTCTACGACCTGTACGCGGTCACCGCCGAAGGCGTGCGGAGCGTGCTGCCGCAGGCGAAGGTCGGCGGCCCGGCCGTGACGGGGGGCGGTGCCGAGTTCCTGCGCGGCTTCCTCGCCTACACCGAGGCGCACGACGTGCCCGTCGACTTCGTCTCGTTCCACACGAAGGGCTCGGCGTTCACCCCGTGGCGCGTCTACGGGCCGACCGGCGGTCCCGCACCGGCGAAGCAGAGCCCGTCGGCGCACAAGATGCTCCACGAGATCCGCACGATGCTGCGGGTGATGGCCGAGTTCCCGGCCTACAAGACGCTCCCGGCGATCGTCGACGAGTGCGACGCCGGCGTCCCGGCGCACTACTCCTTCTACGACAACGCGAACTTCGTGTTCCAGAACACCGAGTACTACCCGGTGTTCCAGGCGAAGCTCATGAAGAAGATCCTCGACCTGTCGGACCTCGAGGGCGCCAACGTCCAGCAGGCGACGTCGTGGAGCTTCTACTTCGAGGGCGAGCGCTACTTCGAGGGCACGCGGTCGTTCCTCACGGCCGGCGGCGTGGAGAAGCCGTTCCTCAACGCGTACCGGATGCTGGCGAGGCTCGGCGAGCGCCGCGTCACCGCGACCTCCGACGCCGCCCACGGCGTCGACCTGCTCGACGAGGCCGCGGGCCGGAGCATGCCGGAGGAGGTCGACGTCCTCGCCTCGCGCGCGCAGGACGGGTCGGTGGCGGCGCTGGTGTGGCGTCACACGGACGACCAGTACCGCACCGCCGAGTCCGCGACCCCCGTGACCGTCGACGTGACGGGCCTCGCCGCGGGCGCCTACCGGCTGACGCACCAGCGGATCGACGCTGAGCACAGCAACTCGCACACGGTGTGGCAGGAGCTCGGCGCACCACAGGTCCCGACCGACGAGCAGCTCGCCGCGATCCGTGAGCGGCAGGGCCTCGAGGAGCTGGAGCCGGCGCGCGAGGTGACGGTGGGCGACGACGGCGCGGTCAGCCTCGTGGTCGACCTCCCGCTGCCCGCGGTGTCGTTGCTCGTGCTGGAGCCGGTCCGGTGA
- a CDS encoding ABC transporter substrate-binding protein: MSTIDRRAFMGGLGLAGMAGMLAACGGESAPPNASGGGGGGADGTLRWWDHLGGLQDLHDQWAADEGERLGVTIEHTYNEPGKATEALQLANQSDQLPDVYTPLVGLPMPALVDAGWIHEITLSDEAIARLPEGSFVEGLTMLDGKIYGLPAFTDKQYAACTWYNSAIAEEVGFEPPTSYDEFLAVLQAIADHGAYAPMTMALGATGRMREQIDDLAQAGGFPGYQGLRYDTGEYEYHHDAYVAAIELYKEISDRGFLLPGTNNFQIPDARGRWAAGEIAFHMDGPYSPGAVRSLNPDALEFMAVAGMLTPEGDEVVATRGARGADWVVGGTTQVAEYASQLIETFTQEDYQTALASGMDQPPIVLDTVAGADVIEPYAWLVEEFRTRIFRGPQPIVRNVDVATVQANQSPVAPELGNVIQGYLGGEISDLRAALVDLSDANSAALDDAIATAVDDGAEVSRADWEFPDWVRGQDYTY; encoded by the coding sequence ATGAGCACCATCGACCGCCGCGCCTTCATGGGCGGACTCGGACTCGCCGGCATGGCCGGCATGCTCGCCGCCTGCGGGGGCGAGAGCGCACCGCCGAACGCCAGCGGAGGCGGCGGGGGCGGCGCCGACGGGACGCTGCGGTGGTGGGACCACCTCGGCGGCCTGCAGGACCTGCACGATCAGTGGGCCGCGGACGAGGGCGAGCGCCTCGGCGTCACGATCGAGCACACGTACAACGAGCCGGGCAAGGCCACGGAGGCGCTGCAGCTCGCCAACCAGAGCGACCAGCTGCCGGACGTGTACACGCCGCTCGTCGGGCTCCCGATGCCCGCGCTGGTGGACGCCGGCTGGATCCACGAGATCACGCTGAGCGACGAGGCGATCGCGCGGCTCCCCGAGGGCAGCTTCGTGGAGGGTCTCACGATGCTGGACGGCAAGATCTACGGCCTACCGGCGTTCACGGACAAGCAGTACGCGGCGTGCACCTGGTACAACTCCGCCATCGCCGAGGAGGTCGGCTTCGAGCCCCCCACGAGCTACGACGAGTTCCTCGCGGTGCTCCAGGCGATCGCCGACCACGGCGCGTACGCCCCGATGACCATGGCGCTCGGCGCCACGGGCCGGATGCGGGAGCAGATCGACGATCTCGCGCAGGCCGGCGGCTTCCCGGGCTACCAGGGGCTGCGGTACGACACCGGCGAGTACGAGTACCACCACGACGCCTACGTGGCCGCGATCGAGCTGTACAAGGAGATCTCGGACCGGGGGTTCCTGCTCCCGGGCACGAACAACTTCCAGATCCCCGACGCGCGCGGTCGCTGGGCGGCCGGCGAGATCGCCTTCCACATGGACGGGCCGTACTCGCCGGGCGCGGTCCGCTCGCTGAACCCCGACGCCCTGGAGTTCATGGCGGTGGCCGGGATGCTGACGCCCGAGGGTGACGAGGTCGTGGCGACGCGCGGGGCACGCGGTGCGGACTGGGTGGTCGGCGGCACGACGCAGGTGGCCGAGTACGCCAGCCAGCTGATCGAGACGTTCACGCAGGAGGACTACCAGACGGCGCTCGCGTCCGGCATGGACCAGCCCCCGATCGTGCTCGACACGGTCGCGGGCGCGGACGTCATCGAGCCGTACGCCTGGCTCGTGGAGGAGTTCCGGACCCGGATCTTCCGCGGTCCGCAGCCCATCGTCCGCAACGTCGACGTCGCGACCGTGCAGGCGAACCAGTCGCCCGTCGCGCCGGAGCTCGGGAACGTCATCCAGGGCTACCTGGGCGGCGAGATCTCGGACCTGCGCGCCGCCCTGGTCGACCTCTCCGACGCGAACTCCGCGGCTCTCGACGACGCGATCGCGACGGCGGTCGACGACGGAGCCGAGGTCTCCCGGGCCGACTGGGAGTTCCCGGACTGGGTCCGGGGCCAGGACTACACCTACTGA
- a CDS encoding aldo/keto reductase: MSAAALPAAPITATVEIAPGVHVPQVGLGVFQVAADDVQPVVEEALEVGYRHFDTAAAYNNEAGVGAAVRVSGVPREDVVVTSKLRNGEQGYESALRAYADTCQRLGLDRLDLYLIHWPNPEAGLWPQSWRAFERLRADDDVRAIGVSNFLPEHLRRLAAEAQVLPAVNQVELHPTHTRPDVVAACRDLGIVVESYSPMGQGQDLGGAPVLAAAAAHGVTPAQVVLRWHLQHGYVVIPKTTSRARLVENLDLDSFELAPEEMAAIDDLDAGRRIGNDPSTFSISQIR, translated from the coding sequence GTGAGCGCCGCGGCACTCCCGGCGGCGCCGATCACCGCCACCGTCGAGATCGCGCCCGGCGTCCACGTCCCCCAGGTGGGGCTCGGCGTCTTCCAGGTCGCGGCCGACGACGTCCAGCCCGTGGTCGAGGAGGCGCTCGAGGTGGGCTACCGCCACTTCGACACCGCCGCCGCGTACAACAACGAGGCCGGCGTGGGTGCGGCGGTCCGCGTCTCGGGGGTGCCGCGCGAGGACGTCGTGGTGACGTCCAAGCTCCGCAACGGCGAGCAGGGGTACGAGTCGGCGCTGCGCGCCTACGCCGACACGTGCCAGAGGCTCGGCCTCGACCGGCTCGACCTCTACCTCATCCACTGGCCGAACCCCGAGGCGGGGCTCTGGCCCCAGTCGTGGCGCGCGTTCGAACGCCTCCGGGCGGATGACGACGTGCGGGCGATCGGGGTGTCCAACTTCCTCCCGGAGCACCTACGCCGGCTCGCGGCGGAGGCTCAGGTGCTCCCCGCGGTCAACCAGGTCGAGCTGCACCCCACCCACACCCGGCCCGACGTCGTCGCCGCCTGCCGCGACCTCGGGATCGTCGTCGAGTCGTACTCGCCGATGGGGCAGGGGCAGGACCTCGGCGGCGCCCCGGTCCTCGCGGCGGCCGCAGCGCACGGCGTGACGCCCGCGCAGGTCGTCCTGCGCTGGCACCTGCAGCACGGGTACGTGGTCATCCCGAAGACGACGTCGCGGGCGCGGCTCGTCGAGAACCTCGACCTCGACTCCTTCGAGCTCGCTCCGGAGGAGATGGCGGCGATCGACGACCTCGACGCCGGCCGGCGGATCGGTAACGACCCGAGCACGTTCTCGATCAGCCAGATCCGCTGA
- a CDS encoding carbohydrate ABC transporter permease, which produces MASPSLIAEATATKPAPPRPARPVKRPGQRARERRRNLWIYAFLLPTFVLYGMYTLYPMVASYWYSLVEWNGFTADQTFVGLANYQAVLADPMFWSSVRITLLFLLIVAPLRVFGAFALAILLNSPRLPFTSFFRTAYFLPVVTTTAIVGVVMRFILDPASGPVAAVLQLFGAGPVDLLGSSSTALVTSGVIYVWKFFGITMIYWLAALQTIPRDLFEAARIDGAGAGKIFRHITLPMLIPFLLIISVLTIEDCFHAFDLMQSMTAGGPFFSTEIIEIYIYRFAFAATIPQLGFASAAAVLFGVLVLVVVAAQVWATVVSRRLRARA; this is translated from the coding sequence ATGGCGAGCCCATCGCTCATCGCCGAGGCGACGGCCACGAAGCCGGCGCCGCCGCGACCGGCCCGGCCGGTGAAACGACCCGGCCAGCGCGCCCGAGAACGCCGCAGGAACCTGTGGATCTACGCGTTCTTGCTGCCGACGTTCGTGCTGTACGGCATGTACACGCTCTACCCGATGGTGGCCAGCTACTGGTACTCGCTGGTGGAGTGGAACGGCTTCACGGCCGACCAGACGTTCGTCGGTCTCGCCAACTACCAGGCCGTGCTCGCTGACCCGATGTTCTGGTCGTCGGTGCGGATCACGTTGCTCTTCCTGCTCATCGTGGCGCCGCTGCGGGTGTTCGGGGCGTTCGCGCTGGCGATCCTGCTCAACTCGCCGAGGCTCCCGTTCACGTCGTTCTTCCGCACGGCGTACTTCCTGCCGGTCGTGACGACGACGGCGATCGTCGGCGTCGTCATGCGCTTCATCCTCGACCCGGCCAGCGGGCCCGTGGCCGCCGTCCTGCAGCTGTTCGGCGCCGGACCGGTGGACCTGCTCGGGTCGTCGTCGACGGCGCTGGTCACCTCCGGCGTCATCTACGTGTGGAAGTTCTTCGGCATCACGATGATCTACTGGCTCGCCGCCCTGCAGACGATCCCGCGGGACCTCTTCGAGGCGGCCCGGATCGACGGGGCCGGGGCGGGGAAGATCTTCCGGCACATCACGCTGCCGATGCTGATCCCGTTCCTGCTCATCATCTCGGTGCTGACCATCGAGGACTGCTTCCACGCGTTCGACCTCATGCAGTCGATGACGGCGGGCGGTCCGTTCTTCTCCACCGAGATCATCGAGATCTACATCTACCGCTTCGCGTTCGCCGCCACGATCCCGCAGCTCGGGTTCGCGTCGGCCGCCGCCGTGCTGTTCGGCGTGCTGGTGCTCGTGGTCGTGGCCGCACAGGTCTGGGCCACGGTGGTCTCCCGACGGCTGCGGGCCCGCGCATGA
- a CDS encoding carbohydrate ABC transporter permease, protein MSAVVAGDRRRTIRRRLPWWLLAVVLLALAFVWVFPFIWMLSASLKSSAEIFAGGLGLVPETLQWENYSRAWEDGNFRVYLLNTVIVTVATVVIVVVRCALAGYVLGRYKFPGSRLVIGILVATLFVPTGYTIIPIVKLSLELGLLDQLSGMILALAGGANVASILIYAGYFRGLPQELEEAAIVDGAGFLRTFSRIMLPLSMPVTATVGILTFLFTWNAFFLPLVFSFSNPALRTVSVGMQAFVGENSTDWPGMAAAGVISLLPIVLLFAFMQRYFVEGIAGAVKS, encoded by the coding sequence ATGAGCGCCGTCGTGGCCGGCGACCGCCGTCGGACGATCCGCCGCCGGCTGCCGTGGTGGCTGCTCGCCGTCGTCCTCCTGGCGCTCGCGTTCGTGTGGGTGTTCCCGTTCATCTGGATGCTCTCGGCCTCGCTGAAGTCCTCGGCGGAGATCTTCGCGGGCGGGCTGGGGCTGGTGCCCGAGACCCTGCAGTGGGAGAACTACTCCCGCGCCTGGGAGGACGGCAACTTCCGGGTGTACCTGCTCAACACGGTGATCGTCACGGTGGCGACCGTCGTCATCGTCGTGGTGCGGTGCGCGCTCGCGGGCTACGTGCTCGGGCGGTACAAGTTCCCGGGGTCGCGGCTCGTCATCGGGATCCTCGTCGCCACGCTGTTCGTGCCGACCGGCTACACGATCATCCCGATCGTCAAGCTCTCCCTCGAGCTCGGCCTGCTGGACCAGCTGTCCGGCATGATCCTGGCGCTCGCCGGCGGCGCCAACGTGGCGTCGATCCTCATCTACGCGGGCTACTTCCGGGGCCTGCCGCAGGAGCTCGAGGAGGCGGCGATCGTCGACGGCGCGGGCTTCCTGCGCACGTTCAGCCGGATCATGCTGCCGCTGTCGATGCCTGTGACGGCCACCGTCGGCATCCTCACGTTCCTGTTCACCTGGAACGCGTTCTTCCTGCCGCTGGTCTTCTCGTTCAGCAACCCTGCCCTGCGCACCGTGAGCGTCGGGATGCAGGCGTTCGTCGGGGAGAACTCCACGGACTGGCCCGGCATGGCCGCGGCCGGCGTCATCTCGCTCCTGCCCATCGTGCTGCTGTTCGCGTTCATGCAGCGCTACTTCGTCGAAGGCATCGCCGGCGCCGTCAAGTCCTGA
- a CDS encoding SDR family NAD(P)-dependent oxidoreductase → MDHFPAERTAVVTGAASRRGIGRAAAERLARDGWAVGLIDVDEGAIKELAGELTDSYGVPAAAVGVDVSDNAAVRDAVDQLEERLPQLVALANVAGVSSPAPYLELTPVEWHRVIDINLNGVHFVSRRVAESLVRGGGGRIVSISSVSAQRGGGTYSKSAYSVAKAGVIGLTRALARELGPHGVTVNAIAPGPIDTDIMGGTLSDERKAALVEELLVDRVGTTADIASAIAYLAGEESGYITGQTLNVDGGLYMH, encoded by the coding sequence ATGGACCACTTCCCTGCGGAACGCACCGCCGTCGTCACCGGCGCGGCCTCGCGGCGCGGCATCGGCCGCGCGGCCGCCGAGCGGCTCGCCCGCGACGGCTGGGCCGTCGGCCTGATCGACGTCGACGAGGGCGCCATCAAGGAGCTCGCCGGCGAGCTGACCGACAGCTACGGGGTGCCGGCCGCCGCCGTCGGCGTCGACGTCTCCGACAACGCCGCGGTGCGCGACGCCGTCGACCAGCTCGAGGAGAGGCTGCCGCAGCTCGTCGCGCTCGCCAACGTCGCCGGCGTCAGCTCGCCGGCGCCGTACCTCGAGCTGACGCCGGTCGAGTGGCACCGCGTGATCGACATCAACCTCAACGGCGTGCACTTCGTGAGCCGGCGCGTGGCCGAGTCGCTCGTGCGCGGCGGCGGTGGGCGCATCGTGTCGATCTCGTCGGTGTCCGCCCAGCGGGGTGGTGGCACGTACAGCAAGTCCGCGTACTCGGTCGCGAAGGCCGGCGTCATCGGCCTGACCCGAGCTCTGGCCCGGGAGCTTGGCCCGCACGGCGTGACGGTCAACGCGATCGCTCCCGGCCCGATCGACACCGACATCATGGGCGGCACCCTGAGCGACGAGCGCAAGGCGGCCCTCGTGGAGGAGCTGCTGGTCGACCGCGTCGGGACGACGGCGGACATCGCGTCGGCGATCGCCTACCTCGCGGGCGAGGAGTCGGGGTACATCACCGGTCAGACGCTCAACGTCGACGGCGGTCTGTACATGCACTGA